Part of the Natronobacterium gregoryi SP2 genome, CGTCTACCGTTCGTAGGTAGGCTGTGACAGAAAACTCCGGGCGACGGAACCTCCGTATGCCCAACAGCGATGAAGTATTCGCCGTCGTAACCGAACACCTCGGTGGGAACCACGTCCAGCTCCGATGCGAGGACGGCGAGGAACGTCTCGGCCGTATTCCCGGCCGGATGAAATACCGAACCTGGATCGAGCAAG contains:
- a CDS encoding translation initiation factor eIF-1A, with translation MTENSGRRNLRMPNSDEVFAVVTEHLGGNHVQLRCEDGEERLGRIPGRMKYRTWIEQDDIVVAEPWDWQDEKATIEWRYTSQDADQLRREGHID